From Carnobacterium alterfunditum DSM 5972:
GTTGGGGCTTAGTCGCTTTAGGAGCTATTACCTTCGTCTTGTACGCTGCATCGAATGTTATCTTTACTAAAAAGGATTTACCTCTATAAAGAATTATTTTTGTACAAATCATACTTTATAATCATGTATTGCAAAATAAGAGCTCTAACACTTTTTATTAGAGTGGTAGAGCTCTTATTTAATTAATTTATACGATTTCCAGCGATTTTATAGCCGGTTTTGTTATCCCTTTTTCCAATAACAACTACTTGAATCACTTCAAATTTACCTTGTATTTCTCTAAAAATAACACGAAGGCCCATTTTTTTGTTTTTCAGTTTATTACATTGAGTTAAAGCGCCATGTAATGGTTGACCAGCGTCCATGCCACGTACTTTAATACGATTAAGGGCTTTATCGACAAAAATCTTTTGGCTTCCGTCAAGCTTATCATAATCATCTCTTGAGTATTCTGTCCATTCAATTTGGTACAACGCTTACTCCCACCCATCTTCTTCGTCGATAGTAGGCACTTCATTTGCTATTGATCCACGGAATTCACTATCAGAAAAAGTAGCTACTTTTTCATTTAGTAATCTTTTTTCAGCGATTAAATCAGCAATTTGATCATATAAACTGTCAACTTCTTTATTTAATGTTTCATATTGTTTTTGTGTTAACATAACTCCGGCTACTTTTTCTCGATTAAAGATATAAACCCCAGCAGCTTCTTTATCAGCTTTTTGAAAAACCTCCATAGGAGACCTTTTTACTTCGGAAATAGAAGACGTTGGAATATCTAATATTTTCATGGCCATATAAATCCTCTCCTTTACTTAAACCTATTTTAAGCCTTTTAAAAAACTTTTTAAAGTCTTTTTGCTCCTTTCTAAACATTTAATGATAAAAAAACAAATAAAAGAGGTTCACCTATGCTTGAAATGGACCCTGTGTCAAGGACATTTTAAAAAAGAGACCTCATGAAACACTCAATAAAAGCTGCTCCCTGTAATGAACAGGGGGCAGTTTTTTCAGATTCCATTGTCCACGTTCATTGTTGTAATAGTCCATATAATCAGTCACAATTGCTCGAAGTTCTTCCAAATTCCCACAATCTTTATACTCTATTTCATCTTTCAAATGTCCAAAGAACGACTCTTGTGGAGCGTTATCCCAACAGTTCCCTCTTCTGGACATGGATTGCCCTAACTGATTATCAGCCAATTTCTTATGGAATTTAGGGCTGGTGTAATGGACTCCCTGATCTGAATGGATAAAGGCATCTTTATGTAGCGTTGTGCTATGGGCACTCATTAATAAATCAACCGTTGTTAATGAAAGATCAAGTTTTAAACTGTCAGACACATAGTGAGCTAGAATTTCTTTCGTTGTTCCATCTTTTACAGTTGATAAATAACCTATAAACCCGCCGGTTCCAGGTAAATAAGTGATATCTGTTAATAAAACTTTATGGGCTATTCCTTGATCAAACTGACGTTTCAACTTGTTCTCAACAGTGCTGTGTTCTTTGGTGGCTTTTGCCATTCTTTTATAGGGGTTTGCTTTACGAATAGGACAGAAGATATTAAATTTCCTCATCAGGCGCTGTACTTTTTTACGATTGACGGTAATGCCCAGAACGTTTAGGAAGTACATTACGATACTTCGAGAACCTTTCTCGTAACCACGGTAGTTATAAGCTTCTTCAATTTGAGTTCTCCAGACTTGATCTTCCTCATCACGTGCATTTCTACTGTCTAAACTTTTAACATAATTGTAGTAACCTGAACGAGAAACACCCAACGCTTTACAGGCATCTATGAGGGTTCCTGTATAGGAACCCTTGGTTTTCATTTCATGGATCCTTGAAAAGATTCTGCTAATCTTTTCGCTGTTTTCTGGCCTCCTTTCGCTCCATTCTGATTTTTTTAACAAGTCATTTTCTTGTCCTAATAATAGGATTTTGGCCTGTAACTTTTCAATTTGTTGTTCAAGTGTTAATGGTGTTTTTCGAGGTCTGCCTGAACAATCTTGTCGTGTATCTTTCAATGCCAAAACACCATTATCACGGTATCTTTTTCGCCATTTACCAGCGAATGATCTTATCCTACTTTTACCAATCATTTCCGGATCAAATCCAGCTTCAATAAATAGTTGCTTAGCCGTTTTTGAACCCAATGATTCTGAAACAAAGTAGCGTTTAAACTCATCGGAATAAGTAATACTTTTCTCCGATACATTTTTAACGTATGGGTTTGCTTTTAAAATTTGAATTTGTTCTGGTGTAAATGTTAATTTTGACATTTATCCGCTCCTTTCTGCACGAAGTGCAAGTATTAACCTATTCTTCTTTATATCAGTATACAAAAATAGACCCTATAGAGAGCACCTTTTTTTGGTGTCCATTCTATAGGGTCCATTTTAGCTGACGTGTTCCTCTTTTATTTAGATAACGTTAATTTAGTTGAGTTTTTAGGGCAACAATTGCACTTTCAATAATTTATTGTTGAGTAGCCAGAATTAGAAATTCCGTTTCTAGACACTCTTTTATTTCTTCAACAAGTACTAAAATAGCGCTATTAATTGGCAAATATACGTCTGCTGATGGCATGATTTTCACATCCTGTTTGTTATAAATAATAACGAGTAAGAAGTGGGAAATGTTACTTAGACTTCTCTCAATACATGAAATTGCTTAAAAGTATGTATCGAGAAACTTAATTTACCGATGTTGTAGGTACGTCATTTCCGGCTATTCTACAAGCAAATATAATTTAGTATTCAAGTCTTTTTGAGTATATATTTTTCAATTACTTTGGAATAAATAATGATAACAAATAATATATAGATTGTTTTACCAATAGTTCCTTCGAGATCAAATGCTACAAAAAACATTGGTAAAGAACCAACAACGTAACCCCATAATATAGTGGGAGCATTTAAAAAATTCCATAGTCTTTTTATCACATTCACTTAACCCCTCCTGAATAAAAAAAAGATATTAATTTGATAATAACAAAAAAAGTGAGCATTTCCATGGTCTTTAAAGCTTATACTAAGAACACATGAACTTACATAAAAACATGTATCCAGAACCTTAATAGAACAACATTCTTTTTTTATCTATTACTCATTTTTATAAGTAGTTTGCGATCCTAAAAAGCTGCTGTGCTTACAATAGCACTGCTAGTAATAGTTATTTAAAATTATATGAATTATTCAGGACAATAAGATAAGATTTTTACCTAAAAAATAAATTTATGATGTTATGAATTACAGCAACGATTGATGCCAACTCACAGCCCTCACCTTTTATTATGGTTATAGTTTTTTAGAAATATTCTCTAATGGTATAATATGTTTAAGAGTTACATCGGGTTGGTAAAATAGTATAAACTTTAATTCAGAGCTTGCATTTCAATAATAATGGGCCATTAAATAGAGCAAAGGAGGAATAAATCATGTTTGATTTTATAGGCACATATTGGCCATTACTATTCTTGGCTTTGTTAATACTTATTGCAATTGTACTTCGAAAAAAAACACATTTTTTTATTGGGCGGCAAGAATTGTAGCAATATTAGATATTATATTCTTAGTATGGGAGTCATTAAAGAAGGAAAGCTATAAACTTAATAATTTCTTTTCAGATAATATTCTGACGAGTATCCCTTTGTTGATTATACTGATAGTAGCCTGGAAATACGAACTTGCCGGTGCAATAGGATTTTTTCTAACAGGAGTATTTTTTCTTGTCTATTTTGAATGGGGAGATTTCCCAATTGGAATTGTTCCACTTTTTGTTGGGGTTTTATTCGCTATAAGTTGGTTTAAAAACCGGAAAAAATAAGTTGGAATTTGAATATTATCTTATGAAGATATTACGGTAAACATATAATGTTTTTCGTGGTAAAAAATATATAAAAACAAACTATAATTTGCTTTTACGACATTTAACATGAGAAAGTACATCATCAGAAGTTTTCTCCCTTAGGCTAGCTCTTCTACCGCAACACAAAAATAGTTTCATTCATTCATCAGTTTTCTAATGAATGAAACTATTTTTATGTTTTTATCTAGTAACGTCCTATCTTCTTTTTGCCACGTTTACTTGTTTAATAAGCTCCTGATGAATAAGTTACTTCGTAGCTATGACTATAAATCTCAAATACAATACCAAATGGATCTTCTACATAACACATTTTATAAGGTTTTTCATTCGGATAATACTCTCTAATTGGCATTCTTTGTTTGCCACCATGAGCTACGATTCTTTCAACCATGCCTTCTACATCTGGGTCTTGAACACTAAAATGGAATACTCCAGTTTTCCAGTATTCAAAATTATTTGCTGGGCTCTCACTATTTGGAAATCCAAAGACCTCTACACCGATTCCATCTGATGTTACCATGTGAGCAATCCGTAAATTTCCCCAACCTTCCCCAAAAACATCTATACACATCTGTCCAATAGCTGTTTCACTTTCTTCCACTACATCAGACGGCAGCATAACAATATACCAGCCCATAACCTCTTTATAAAAATTTATAGCTTTATCTACATCCGGAACGGATAGTCCAATATGTGAAAATGCTCTTGGATACATCATCTAATCTCTCCTACCTGTACAACAAATTTATGGTATTATTATGCTGTATCTTTTTCCTTTAACATCAACTATTGTAAATCGAATCTTTTATGAGAACAATACGGCACAATTTTGTGGGGGAGTTACTAAAAGGATACTAATGGATTAGTCCAGGAGGCTGAAATGGGAAAAATTAAAACTAGCTATATCTGTTCTTTGGGACTTACCATAGATTTGATAGGTGGAAAATGGAAATTAGTCATTCTTTGGTATTTAATAGACAACACAAAAAGATTTACCGAACTTAGACGTTTAATACCGACGATCACACAAAAAATACTTACAGAACAGTTAAGAGAATTAGAAGTTAGTCATATTATTTCTAGAAAAGTGTATCCAACTGTACCTCCTAAAGTAGAATACTCACTTACTTCTTATGGTGAGAGTCTGATTCCAATCATAAATAGTCTATGTGACTGGACTGAGTCTTATGCGGAAGAAAATAATATCACTTTATAAACAGATTTTTTAATCAGGAATCTTATTTCATTAAAAGTAATACATGAAATTGTATAGAATCATGTATCGCAAAATAAGAGCTCTAACACTTTTCATTAGAGTGTTAGAGCTCTTATTTAATTAGTTTATACGATTAAGAACCTTATCAACAAAAATATTTTGGCTTCCATCAAGCTTATCGTAATCATCTCTTGAGTATTCTGTCCATTCAATTTGGTACAAATTTTACCCCCACCCATCTTCTTTATCGATAGCTAGTACTTCATCTGCTATTGATCCACATACTTCACTATCAGAAAAAGTTGCTACATTTTTATTTAGTTGGATTTTTAGGGCGATAATTGCATTTTCATTAATATTTTGTTGAATGATTTGAATTAGAAATTACGTGTCTAGACACTCTTTTATTTCTTAAACAAGTACTAAAATAGAGATTTTAATTAGGGTGTGTCTTAAAACTGACTCCTAAGATGGTTCCTGGTACAATAAAAGGCAGTGATATCATTGGCAATCGTGCTTACGGCTCTTTAGGTTTTCGAACTTATGTGAGTGATCACGATGCGATCTACACCATTACATTAAAGAAAAATACAAAAGAACCTTGGGATATCGATTGGTGGATGTATAAAGAACGTCTTTTAGTTAAGTGTTTTTTTTATGATTAAAGCATTTCCGTCATATCGTGACACGTTAGGATGATCTTGTAAAGTCCTACTTAGCCTTTGTATATAACGGCTATTTTTCTCTTGACGAAATAGTTTTAAGACACGCCCTAGTACATATACGTCTAATAATTTATTAAATTTTACCTTTTCCTATTTATGTATTTCATAATTTTTGATCCATTTTCACTATTTCTATGTGGTACCACATTTATTTTGTCTCGCATATAAAAAGGCTCTACCTAATAGAACTATTAGATAGAGCCTTTAGTACTAGAATAGTCTTAAATAATTGTACGAATAATCTTTCTCTATCCTCTATTCTTGTGATAATTCATCTTCTGTTTTTGGCCATTTCCCCACCATCTGTTTGTAGATATTCCAAAATGTAAACTGTTGTCTTTTCAACAGAATATATGGTGGCAGTCACACCTTCCATGTGGCTTGTCTCTAAAGTTACTTCTGTTCATTCACTTAAATGTTCTTCTTGATTGCACGCCTCTGGTATTTCTTCTTTTAATACCCATTGTCGTCCATATTATTATCCATATCTCCTGGTTCATTCATCATTTGAGAATCGGAACTATTTTCAGCGGCTGGAATACTGGATTGTCCACTTGTATCATCGGACTCCTGATTTTCATTATCTTGAGGTGAGCAAGCTGCTAGCAGAGTTAAAGAGGATAAGGTTATCATCCCAGTAACGATTTTCTTTTTATTCATAATATACCTTCCTTTCTTTATTTGCTGTTTGCGTTTGTGAAATTATACTTAGAGTTTAACTTTTTTATACCGAAAAATCAAAGAATCAACTTTATAAAAAGAATTCATTCAAACTAATTTTATTTTTGATAAAAATTAAGAAAGCAAATAGCTAGATTGGAAAACATCTTACGAAGCGTTTATGGAAAAGCTGTTGCATCTAATACTGTAATTCATCCTTTAAAAAAATAATACATGAAATTGGATACAGACATGTATCAAGAAACTTGCTAATCCAAGGTTCTATTTTTATATTCGCGTAAAAAATGAGGAATATAAAAATAAAACGAGAACGGTTTCATATGATTTGATGCGTAATAGTAGATCAAACAACCAAAAATGAATGTGTTTTATAAAAAAAAAGATATTGTGCCCTCGATGATTAAGGCGTACAATTAAATAAAGTTAGGTATGCCTTAACAATAAAAGGAGTTTTTTTAATGGAGTTGTCAAAGTTAGATAAAGATGATCTGGTAGTAGTGACCGAAATTGCTCATCCTGATGCACAAATGCAACAACGATTAATGGATTTAGGTTTTTATCCAGGTGGAACAGTCAAATTGGTATTGGTTAGTCCTAAGAAAGATCCGAAAGCTTTTGAAGTAAGAGGAACGGTTATCGCAATCCGTAATGAAGATGCCAAATATATAAAAGTAGCACTAAAGGAGAAAAATGATGTCAGATGAATTTGTGTTGCACAACGAAAAAAATGGTCATGTTATTTCGTTAGCAGGAAATCCTAATGTTGGAAAAAGTACGGTTTTTAACCAATTAACCGGTTTAAAACAACATACAGGTAATTGGCCTGGTAAAACAGTTGGTATTGCAGAAGGAACGAGTCAACACAAAAATACCTATTATTGTTTAGTAGATCTACCAGGGACCTATTCTCTCTCCTCTAATTCTGAAGAAGAAGAAGTTGCACAAGATTTTATCCAATCTGATTTATCCGAAGCAACTATTTGTGTTTGTGATGCTACCTCATTAGAACGCAACCTGAATTTAGTGCTGCAGATCATGCAAATGTCGGATAAAGTAGTGGTTTGTGTTAACTTAATCGATGAAGCACGTAAAAAAGGAATAGAAATTAACATAGAAAAATTGCAGTCATTATTAGGTGTCCCTGTTATTGCTACAGCAGCACGCCAAAATGAGGGATTAGACAGCTTGATGTCTGCTTTAGATAAAGTAGTCTCTGAAGAAATTAAAATGAATCCATATATGAAAAAAGCCTTAGTTAGTTTAAAGGAAAATCAAGAAGAGAATACAAAGGCCTTGTTAGATCGAGCTACAGTCATAGCTAATGATGTGATTAGTTTCACAAAAAAAGACCATAATCGCCGTGATCGTAAGTTAGATAAGATTTTAACGCAAAAATTAACCGGTATTCCAATTATGATCTTATTGTTAGTGGTTGTTTTTTGGTTAACGATACAAGGAGCTAATGCACCATCAAATGCTTTAGCAAATATGTTCGGCACAATAGGTGTTTATTTGAATCAATTTGCTGTTTCTATTAATATGCCTGAGTGGTTAAGAGGGGCATTAATGGATGGAATTTATAATGTTCTCTCAACAGTTATTTCAGTGATGCTGCCCCCAATGGCTATTTTCTTTCCATTATTTACTTTATTAGAAGATTTTGGTTATTTACCGCGTGTCGCATTTAACTTAGACAAATATTTTGCAAATGCCGGAGCATGTGGCAAGCAAGCATTAACGATGTGTATGGGATTTGGTTGTAATGCAGCAGGTATAACAGGAACCAGAATCATCAATTCTCCTAGAGAAAAATTGATTGCTATTGTAACAAATAATTTTGTTCCATGTAATGGACGCTTTCCTATTTTGATTTCAATTATTACTATGTTTTTTGTCGGAAGCTCAATAAGTTTGGGGAGTAGTTTACTTTCAGCTGTTATTCTAGCAAGTACCGTCATATTAGGTGTATTAACGACTTTTTGGACTTCTCAATTACTCTCTAAAACTATTTTAAAAGGCGTTCCTTCTTCATTCACCTTAGAATTACCACCTTATCGTAAACCGCAATTTGGATCAGTTATTGTTCGCTCTATTTTTGACAAAGCATTATTTGTTTTATCGCGTGCAATTATCGTTGCTGCACCAGCAGGTTTAGTTATTTGGGTAATGGCCAATGTGATGATCGGTGATTCTAGTATATTAACTTTGGTAACAACCGCAATTGATCCGTTTGCTCGTTTAATGGGCTTGGATGGAACAATACTGATGGCTTTTATCCTAGGTTTTCCTGCTAATGAAATTGTTATCCCAATTATGGTCATGGGTTATTTAAGTAAAGCAACGCTTTTTGAGTTCGACTCACTAGATCAATTTAAAACGCTTTTGTTAGATAACGGTTGGACTTGGTTAACCGCCGTGAATACTATTTTATTTACACTTTACCACTGGCCTTGTTCTACAACTTTATTGACGATATACAAAGAAACGAAAAGTGCTAAATGGACATGGATATCTTTCTTAGTGCCTACCGTAATGGGGATTGCAACAACTATGATTATTACCTTTTTAGCCCATCTTTTTCATTTAGTTTAAAATAAAAGAATTAAGCAGGTTAAAAACATGTGTCAGGAATCCTATTACAATAGGGTTCTTTTTTTATATCGGTCTTTAGCACATAATTGTGTGGCATAACAAACAAAAATGAGTCTCATTGCTATGACTATTTAGATTTATTTTTATAATTCGTATAAGAAAACCAACAGCCTAATCAAACGAACAAACTAAAATATATATAATCTACACCATTTGAAAATCCTTTAGCACTTCTTAATACATATGTTAGTAGTGCTAATATCAGTATTACTCAAATTTGCTTCTTCATTCTCATTTTGATGCTGCATGTCCTTATGGGTACTCCATTGTACTATTTTTTTTATTTTACTTTCCGTTTGATTCTTTTCATAATTTCATATTTCAAGAACCAAGAAACTGCAATTAAAGTTACCAAACCAAGTAGTTGAATTTCGAATGTTGCTTTTAACCATAGTTTAGCAGTTATTAAAATGATAAATAGTAAAAGACCAATTAAAGTTCCTGTTTCTTTTTTCATACATACCCTCCAAAGTGGCCATTATGTTTTTTTAAAAGCCTTTTATTTTTTAAATTTATTGTTTTTATAGCACCTAAATTAATCGATTTTTAATAATATTGATTGATTTAAGTACCCCACCTAGCAAGGGATCTATCACAAAAAAATGTACTAAATAAATGGTTTAAGTAGAGAATCTTAAGTCAATTTCATTATATAACAAAATCAGGAATTCAATTGCACAAAGGATTTTTATTTTCTGCAAAAAAGTTCAAAAATATTAATTTTCCTGTTTCTCATGTGACTTAACGGGCAAAGATAACGTTTTCATGATACAATGAAATTATCACATTAAGAGGAGGTTATTTTTATGGCAAAAGAAACATTTCGTGCAGTAGCTCAATCAATGGGTGGAATGAAAGTTTCATGTACATCAAGGAATTTTGAATTTATTTTAGATGAACCAAAAAATTTAGGCGGATCAAATGAAGGAATGAATCCGGTAGAAGCTTTATTATCCTCTCTTGGGGCATGTAAAGTTATTGTAGCTCAGTCTTTCGCTAAAGCGCATGGCATAAATTTAAACGATATCCGTGTAGAAATAGATGGAGTATTAGATCCTGATGGTTTTATGGGGAAAAATAAAGCAGCTAAAATAGGCTATTCTGCAATCGTTTCTAAATTTTATATTAAAGCTGATAATACTGATGAAGAAATTTCAGATTTTATCGCTTTTATCGATCGTACTTGTCCAGTAGCTGATACTATTAAAAATGCACCTAAGACTGAATCAGAAATCCATAAATTATAAACTATGAATTAAAAAAAATTCCTTTCATCTTATATTGCACCCTAGAAATTAGAAAAAAACTAATTTTTGGAGTGTTTTTTTAGTTGTGTATCTACAATACTATTAAAAAATAGCTACCCAAAAAATTTAGATTTCACTCTAACTTTTGGGGTAGCTACTTTTAGAAACTCTTCGGCACTCTTTTTTAAATGGTTATTCTTTTTTCTCTGTCTCTTGTTCTGGAACATTAATTATGGCTGAAGTACCTTCTCCTTTAACCAATGGTTCTTTTCCGTCCCATTTTTCGATGTACTCTT
This genomic window contains:
- a CDS encoding FeoA family protein; amino-acid sequence: MELSKLDKDDLVVVTEIAHPDAQMQQRLMDLGFYPGGTVKLVLVSPKKDPKAFEVRGTVIAIRNEDAKYIKVALKEKNDVR
- a CDS encoding winged helix-turn-helix transcriptional regulator, which codes for MGKIKTSYICSLGLTIDLIGGKWKLVILWYLIDNTKRFTELRRLIPTITQKILTEQLRELEVSHIISRKVYPTVPPKVEYSLTSYGESLIPIINSLCDWTESYAEENNITL
- a CDS encoding DUF7670 domain-containing protein gives rise to the protein MAITILGFVNTYCNCTSKKNTFFYWAARIVAILDIIFLVWESLKKESYKLNNFFSDNILTSIPLLIILIVAWKYELAGAIGFFLTGVFFLVYFEWGDFPIGIVPLFVGVLFAISWFKNRKK
- a CDS encoding DUF1541 domain-containing protein, whose product is MEGVTATIYSVEKTTVYILEYLQTDGGEMAKNRR
- a CDS encoding IS3 family transposase is translated as MSKLTFTPEQIQILKANPYVKNVSEKSITYSDEFKRYFVSESLGSKTAKQLFIEAGFDPEMIGKSRIRSFAGKWRKRYRDNGVLALKDTRQDCSGRPRKTPLTLEQQIEKLQAKILLLGQENDLLKKSEWSERRPENSEKISRIFSRIHEMKTKGSYTGTLIDACKALGVSRSGYYNYVKSLDSRNARDEEDQVWRTQIEEAYNYRGYEKGSRSIVMYFLNVLGITVNRKKVQRLMRKFNIFCPIRKANPYKRMAKATKEHSTVENKLKRQFDQGIAHKVLLTDITYLPGTGGFIGYLSTVKDGTTKEILAHYVSDSLKLDLSLTTVDLLMSAHSTTLHKDAFIHSDQGVHYTSPKFHKKLADNQLGQSMSRRGNCWDNAPQESFFGHLKDEIEYKDCGNLEELRAIVTDYMDYYNNERGQWNLKKLPPVHYREQLLLSVS
- a CDS encoding type II toxin-antitoxin system RelE family toxin, producing MYQIEWTEYSRDDYDKLDGSQKIFVDKALNRIKVRGMDAGQPLHGALTQCNKLKNKKMGLRVIFREIQGKFEVIQVVVIGKRDNKTGYKIAGNRIN
- a CDS encoding OsmC family protein, with protein sequence MAKETFRAVAQSMGGMKVSCTSRNFEFILDEPKNLGGSNEGMNPVEALLSSLGACKVIVAQSFAKAHGINLNDIRVEIDGVLDPDGFMGKNKAAKIGYSAIVSKFYIKADNTDEEISDFIAFIDRTCPVADTIKNAPKTESEIHKL
- the feoB gene encoding ferrous iron transporter B, whose translation is MSDEFVLHNEKNGHVISLAGNPNVGKSTVFNQLTGLKQHTGNWPGKTVGIAEGTSQHKNTYYCLVDLPGTYSLSSNSEEEEVAQDFIQSDLSEATICVCDATSLERNLNLVLQIMQMSDKVVVCVNLIDEARKKGIEINIEKLQSLLGVPVIATAARQNEGLDSLMSALDKVVSEEIKMNPYMKKALVSLKENQEENTKALLDRATVIANDVISFTKKDHNRRDRKLDKILTQKLTGIPIMILLLVVVFWLTIQGANAPSNALANMFGTIGVYLNQFAVSINMPEWLRGALMDGIYNVLSTVISVMLPPMAIFFPLFTLLEDFGYLPRVAFNLDKYFANAGACGKQALTMCMGFGCNAAGITGTRIINSPREKLIAIVTNNFVPCNGRFPILISIITMFFVGSSISLGSSLLSAVILASTVILGVLTTFWTSQLLSKTILKGVPSSFTLELPPYRKPQFGSVIVRSIFDKALFVLSRAIIVAAPAGLVIWVMANVMIGDSSILTLVTTAIDPFARLMGLDGTILMAFILGFPANEIVIPIMVMGYLSKATLFEFDSLDQFKTLLLDNGWTWLTAVNTILFTLYHWPCSTTLLTIYKETKSAKWTWISFLVPTVMGIATTMIITFLAHLFHLV
- a CDS encoding lactoylglutathione lyase family protein, with the protein product MMYPRAFSHIGLSVPDVDKAINFYKEVMGWYIVMLPSDVVEESETAIGQMCIDVFGEGWGNLRIAHMVTSDGIGVEVFGFPNSESPANNFEYWKTGVFHFSVQDPDVEGMVERIVAHGGKQRMPIREYYPNEKPYKMCYVEDPFGIVFEIYSHSYEVTYSSGAY